One region of Alcanivorax sediminis genomic DNA includes:
- a CDS encoding PaaI family thioesterase, which produces MSRLDVARDEVLAHPLHRACELELLQAGEGTSELRFQVNDFTANPLGALHGGILYALMDVACFFAAVPSLDDNQAPVTVETHNSVLRAAQKGETVILRARADRIGRTLAAMRAEAYAVNAEGKERLIATGSVTKSILTV; this is translated from the coding sequence ATGAGCCGCCTTGATGTTGCCCGCGATGAAGTCCTTGCCCACCCGTTGCACCGTGCCTGCGAGCTGGAGTTGCTGCAGGCCGGCGAGGGCACCAGTGAGCTGCGCTTTCAGGTAAATGACTTTACCGCCAACCCTCTGGGCGCGCTGCACGGCGGCATTCTCTACGCACTGATGGACGTGGCGTGTTTCTTTGCCGCGGTCCCCAGCCTGGACGACAATCAGGCCCCGGTGACCGTGGAAACCCACAACAGCGTATTGCGCGCCGCACAGAAAGGCGAAACCGTGATCCTGCGTGCCAGGGCCGATCGCATCGGCCGTACCCTGGCCGCCATGCGCGCGGAGGCCTATGCCGTGAATGCGGAAGGCAAAGAGCGTTTGATCGCCACCGGCTCGGTGACCAAGTCGATCCTGACGGTATAA
- a CDS encoding transporter substrate-binding domain-containing protein encodes MLPTMRTLLVGLLLVWMSGAIAAPMTVAVKASPPFSFQSGDRWDGISVELWETVADQAGLEYRYRPYRTVSEMLEAVEHGQADVAIGAISVTADRERRLDFSQPMYRGGLGIATRSEPSGWLVTLQSLFSWKFFSAVLALGLVLLIVGVLIWLFERRRNPEQFGGSVSEGIGNGFWWSAVTMTTVGYGDKAPVSPAGRALGLVWMFVSIITISGFTAAIASSVTVNKLQTRINGVADLPRVKVGSVANTSGAQWLAAQGIVYKPYDNIKQGMRAVALGEIDAMVSDAPVMRYMIRDRADKNLLVLPNLIREESYAFAVANESPLQEPINLAMLNFTPTEEWRMILNRYLGLH; translated from the coding sequence ATGCTGCCCACAATGCGTACCCTGCTCGTCGGCCTGTTGCTTGTCTGGATGTCCGGTGCCATCGCTGCCCCGATGACGGTGGCAGTGAAAGCATCCCCCCCGTTCAGTTTCCAGAGTGGCGACCGCTGGGACGGAATCAGTGTGGAACTGTGGGAAACCGTGGCAGATCAGGCCGGCCTTGAGTATCGCTACCGTCCCTATCGCACGGTGAGCGAGATGCTCGAAGCGGTGGAGCATGGTCAGGCGGATGTGGCGATTGGTGCGATCAGTGTCACCGCCGATCGCGAGCGTCGGCTGGATTTTTCCCAGCCCATGTACCGGGGCGGACTGGGCATCGCCACCCGCAGTGAGCCCAGCGGCTGGCTGGTAACATTGCAGAGCCTGTTCAGCTGGAAGTTTTTTTCGGCGGTGTTGGCGCTGGGCCTGGTCCTGCTGATCGTGGGTGTGTTGATCTGGTTGTTTGAGCGTCGCCGCAACCCGGAGCAATTCGGTGGTTCGGTAAGCGAAGGCATCGGAAACGGATTCTGGTGGTCGGCGGTGACCATGACCACGGTGGGCTACGGCGACAAGGCGCCGGTGAGCCCGGCGGGTCGTGCCCTGGGTCTGGTGTGGATGTTTGTCAGCATCATCACCATTTCCGGGTTTACCGCCGCCATTGCGTCCAGTGTCACCGTCAACAAGCTGCAGACGCGTATCAACGGCGTGGCAGATCTGCCAAGGGTCAAGGTGGGCAGTGTGGCCAACACCAGTGGTGCCCAGTGGCTGGCGGCCCAGGGGATCGTCTACAAGCCCTACGACAACATCAAGCAGGGCATGCGCGCGGTGGCGCTGGGTGAAATCGATGCCATGGTGTCAGATGCTCCGGTAATGCGTTACATGATTCGTGATCGAGCCGACAAGAATCTATTGGTATTGCCCAACCTGATCCGCGAAGAAAGTTACGCCTTTGCCGTCGCCAACGAGAGCCCGCTCCAGGAACCCATCAACCTGGCCATGCTCAATTTCACGCCCACAGAAGAGTGGCGCATGATCCTCAACCGGTATCTGGGGCTGCACTGA